The following proteins come from a genomic window of Microbacterium sp. JZ31:
- a CDS encoding CapA family protein, which yields MTRVLATGDLVLERSDSAPLLAAAVPVLAQADVLIGQLEVPHTHATVSMSTDVPALPAPPSALDGVAAAGFDVLTLAGNHVFDFGGEGIADTRAHCLARGIAVVGAGANLEEAWRPAVLEPHGRRIVVLSVNCVGPRESWAGTDKPGCAYVEVMTHYEPRGANPGGPPRIHTFAEPRSLQRMADEIARHTAEDSSVIVALHKGLVHQPVDIAAYEHDVAQAAVDAGAAAVIAHHAHILKGVEVYRGRPIFHGLGNFATVTSALSGADDDVPERRAWARERRRLFGFDPDPAMPQYPFHPDSRNTAIAMLDIDDAGGVRAGLIPCWIDDDARPVPLTRSEGGERIAGYIRDITREAGLTTAFDWDDDRLTICLEEGMR from the coding sequence ATGACGCGGGTTCTGGCGACGGGAGATCTCGTCCTCGAGCGGTCCGACAGTGCGCCGCTGCTCGCGGCGGCCGTGCCCGTGCTGGCGCAGGCGGACGTGCTGATCGGTCAGCTCGAGGTGCCGCATACGCACGCGACGGTGTCGATGTCGACGGATGTGCCCGCGCTTCCCGCGCCGCCGAGCGCGCTGGACGGGGTCGCGGCCGCGGGGTTCGACGTGCTCACCCTCGCGGGGAACCACGTGTTCGACTTCGGCGGGGAGGGGATCGCCGACACCCGAGCCCACTGCCTTGCACGCGGCATCGCGGTGGTCGGCGCCGGAGCGAACCTCGAGGAGGCATGGCGGCCCGCCGTTCTCGAGCCGCACGGGCGCCGCATCGTCGTCCTGAGCGTGAACTGCGTGGGGCCGCGCGAGTCCTGGGCCGGCACGGACAAGCCGGGCTGCGCGTACGTCGAGGTGATGACGCACTACGAGCCGCGCGGCGCCAATCCCGGCGGACCGCCGCGGATCCACACGTTCGCCGAGCCGCGCAGTCTGCAGCGGATGGCCGATGAGATCGCACGGCACACAGCCGAGGACTCCTCCGTGATCGTCGCGCTCCACAAAGGCCTCGTCCATCAGCCCGTGGACATCGCGGCATACGAGCACGACGTCGCGCAGGCCGCGGTCGACGCCGGCGCAGCCGCCGTCATCGCGCACCATGCGCACATCCTGAAGGGCGTCGAGGTGTACCGCGGCCGTCCCATCTTCCACGGCCTCGGCAACTTCGCCACCGTGACCTCGGCGCTGTCGGGAGCGGACGACGACGTTCCGGAGCGGCGCGCGTGGGCGCGGGAACGCCGCAGGCTGTTCGGATTCGATCCCGACCCCGCCATGCCGCAGTATCCGTTCCATCCCGACAGCCGCAACACCGCGATCGCGATGCTCGACATCGACGACGCGGGAGGCGTGCGCGCCGGTCTCATCCCGTGCTGGATCGACGACGACGCACGGCCCGTCCCGCTGACGCGCTCCGAGGGCGGCGAGCGCATCGCGGGCTACATCCGCGACATCACTCGCGAGGCGGGTCTGACGACCGCGTTCGACTGGGACGACGACCGCCTCACCATCTGCCTCGAGGAGGGCATGAGATGA
- a CDS encoding MarR family winged helix-turn-helix transcriptional regulator, whose translation MDEISRDPRGEPATARLNYTAYRLARALNRFAENTALAHGVTLSQFFVLQVLGEGLPLSNAQLSRRTFVSAQAAHTVSNELIDAGLVERGAHPSNRRIRLVSLTEAGWNVLEQCHAELRAHEERLFTIIGAELHGSLSDALDRSAVALAGGYFGDDEAEAVAIARRQSAIRPRHIPSRLARARLRAASSEPKTEE comes from the coding sequence GTGGATGAGATTTCGCGGGATCCGCGAGGCGAACCGGCGACGGCTCGGCTCAACTACACGGCGTACCGCCTCGCCCGAGCACTGAACCGCTTCGCCGAGAACACGGCGCTCGCCCACGGCGTGACTCTGTCGCAGTTCTTCGTGCTGCAGGTGCTCGGCGAGGGGCTGCCGCTGTCGAATGCGCAGCTGTCCCGCCGGACCTTCGTGAGCGCGCAGGCCGCCCACACCGTCTCCAACGAGCTCATCGACGCCGGACTCGTCGAGCGCGGCGCGCACCCGTCGAACCGGCGGATCCGCCTCGTGAGTCTGACCGAGGCGGGGTGGAACGTGCTCGAACAGTGCCACGCCGAGCTGCGCGCGCACGAGGAGCGCCTGTTCACGATCATCGGCGCCGAGCTGCACGGGTCGCTCTCGGACGCGCTCGACCGCAGCGCGGTCGCCCTCGCCGGCGGATACTTCGGCGACGACGAGGCGGAGGCCGTGGCGATCGCGCGTCGGCAGTCGGCGATCAGACCGCGCCACATCCCGTCCCGGCTGGCGCGGGCCCGGCTGCGCGCCGCATCGTCGGAGCCGAAGACCGAGGAATGA
- a CDS encoding amino acid ABC transporter permease — protein MSAALLMTTVQNPPATVDVATARARVRPARIAGGAILLLVVLAVLWFLITNERFEWNVVAEYLFNPGVLVGLGMSLLLTAVGMVLGSVLGTVLAAGQLSDFWPVRAASVAFVGVFRGIPPLVQLIFWFNLAYLLPRISIGVPFGPELFSWSTNDLITPLTAAIIGLSLHEAAYMAEIIRAGMLSVEQGQRDAAAAMGLSRWHTFSRIVLPQAMRVIIPPTGSQVIALLKGTSLVSVIAMGDLLHAVQVIYNRTYEVVPMLIVAVIWYLVVVTVLTVVQRRVEDHFGRGSTRVAARRPARRAKEALS, from the coding sequence ATGAGCGCCGCGCTGCTGATGACCACCGTCCAGAACCCGCCCGCCACGGTCGACGTGGCCACCGCCCGCGCCCGCGTCCGCCCCGCGCGGATCGCAGGCGGAGCGATCCTGCTGCTCGTCGTGCTGGCCGTGCTGTGGTTCCTGATCACCAACGAGCGCTTCGAGTGGAACGTCGTCGCGGAGTACCTGTTCAACCCCGGCGTCCTCGTCGGCCTCGGCATGAGCCTCCTCCTCACCGCCGTCGGAATGGTGCTCGGCTCCGTGCTCGGCACCGTGCTTGCGGCCGGGCAGCTGTCCGACTTCTGGCCGGTCAGGGCCGCGAGCGTCGCGTTCGTCGGGGTCTTCCGCGGCATCCCCCCACTCGTCCAGCTCATCTTCTGGTTCAACCTCGCCTATCTGCTGCCGCGGATCTCGATCGGCGTGCCGTTCGGGCCCGAGCTGTTCAGCTGGTCGACGAACGACCTCATCACGCCCCTCACGGCGGCGATCATCGGACTCTCGCTGCATGAGGCGGCCTACATGGCGGAGATCATCCGCGCGGGCATGCTGTCGGTGGAGCAGGGTCAGCGAGACGCCGCCGCGGCCATGGGGCTCAGCCGCTGGCACACGTTCAGCCGCATCGTGCTGCCGCAGGCCATGCGCGTGATCATCCCTCCCACCGGCTCGCAGGTCATCGCGCTGCTGAAGGGCACGTCGCTCGTGAGCGTCATCGCGATGGGCGATCTCCTCCACGCCGTGCAGGTGATCTACAACCGCACCTACGAGGTCGTGCCGATGCTGATCGTGGCGGTGATCTGGTACCTGGTGGTCGTGACGGTCCTGACCGTCGTGCAGCGTCGGGTCGAGGACCACTTCGGCCGTGGAAGCACCCGTGTGGCCGCCCGCCGGCCCGCCCGCCGCGCAAAGGAGGCGCTGTCATGA
- a CDS encoding MFS transporter, with product MGVFEPLRQRSFSLYFAGQVVSNVGTWFQNLALQLVVLAATGSAQTLSGVTIAQFLPILVFGVLAGRLADRVRPRTILLFTSGLAAATTAVLALVVAAAEPDIRILYALVAVLGTVQAFERIAGQAIIFELVGPTALSRAVSISTIALAAARSIGPGLAGIAFQQLGAPACMLLNAASFIAVGVSLLLIRPASLHERARRSESAPVRTTDLLRQRAVSTLLIANVVIALFAMNFGLVLTATVDLSYGGDATAVGAAHALNAVGAIVGGGIAAALPRVGVRSLIPAAAAFGGALLVNAAAPTLALFLWAGPLLGLAIGYYQGVLNAAAQSAVAPEAIGRLMSLVTLGNYGMVPFGALLMGWVIDASSGRVSLMIGGVAALACALLVALRAPRP from the coding sequence ATGGGCGTGTTCGAGCCGCTGCGGCAGCGCAGCTTCTCCCTGTACTTCGCCGGTCAGGTCGTCTCGAACGTGGGCACCTGGTTCCAGAACCTCGCGCTGCAGCTCGTCGTGCTCGCGGCCACCGGCAGCGCACAGACCCTCAGCGGCGTGACGATCGCGCAGTTCCTGCCCATCCTCGTGTTCGGCGTCCTGGCGGGCCGCCTCGCCGACCGTGTGCGCCCGCGCACGATCCTGCTGTTCACCTCGGGGCTCGCGGCGGCGACGACTGCCGTGCTCGCGCTCGTCGTCGCGGCGGCGGAGCCCGATATCCGCATCCTCTATGCGCTCGTCGCGGTACTGGGCACGGTGCAGGCGTTCGAGCGGATCGCCGGTCAGGCGATCATCTTCGAACTCGTCGGGCCGACGGCGCTCTCGCGCGCCGTGTCCATCAGCACCATCGCTCTCGCGGCGGCCCGCTCGATCGGTCCGGGACTGGCGGGAATCGCCTTCCAGCAGCTCGGGGCGCCGGCGTGCATGCTGCTGAACGCCGCTTCCTTCATCGCGGTGGGGGTCTCGCTGCTGCTGATCCGACCGGCGAGCCTGCACGAACGTGCTCGGCGATCGGAGAGCGCGCCGGTGCGCACGACCGACCTGCTGCGCCAGCGGGCTGTGTCGACGCTGCTGATCGCGAACGTCGTGATCGCCCTGTTCGCCATGAACTTCGGCCTGGTGCTCACGGCGACCGTCGACCTGTCCTACGGGGGCGATGCGACAGCGGTCGGTGCGGCGCACGCCCTCAACGCTGTCGGAGCGATCGTCGGCGGCGGCATCGCGGCGGCCCTGCCGCGCGTGGGCGTACGCTCCCTCATCCCGGCCGCCGCCGCCTTCGGGGGCGCGCTGCTGGTGAACGCCGCCGCGCCCACGCTCGCCCTGTTCCTGTGGGCGGGGCCGCTGCTCGGTCTCGCGATCGGCTACTACCAGGGCGTGTTGAACGCCGCCGCGCAGTCCGCCGTGGCGCCCGAGGCGATCGGTCGCCTGATGTCGCTCGTCACGCTCGGCAACTACGGCATGGTGCCGTTCGGCGCGCTGCTGATGGGCTGGGTGATCGACGCGTCGTCGGGAAGGGTGTCGTTGATGATCGGGGGCGTCGCGGCTCTCGCCTGCGCACTGCTCGTCGCCCTGAGGGCGCCGCGCCCCTGA
- a CDS encoding 2-hydroxyacyl-CoA dehydratase family protein: protein MTVGAPDLGAPRIGVVGADLPRQLVLAAGATPVRILGSWSGPVSDEAAQLPGAVDAVAARILDALLRGAHDDLAGLVVCNDSTAHLRVFYVLRILAERGRVRYPVHLLDAPRGGGAPRDRFVARQYQRLAAFCTSLTGAAPDAAGLRDAAERELRLGEALQRLRRRRRSGRCSGPTALAAYRAAATLPPGEAVAIVDAADHPARGRPVFVTGSAHPDETAYEAIETVGLTVVGEDHDTGDSAWIGDAVAADDLEAATRLLAGRHAGRAPLAARSLTAERIAHLERGLDASGATGVIALVRELDDAPAWDAAAQRRLVEGRGMPFQARVRVRPGDIAGAAHETATALAQALGRGEHA from the coding sequence GTGACGGTGGGCGCACCGGATCTCGGCGCACCGCGCATCGGCGTGGTCGGAGCCGATCTTCCGCGTCAGCTGGTCCTCGCAGCGGGCGCGACGCCGGTGCGGATCCTCGGATCGTGGTCGGGGCCGGTCTCCGACGAGGCGGCACAGCTGCCCGGTGCGGTCGACGCGGTGGCCGCCCGCATCCTCGATGCCCTGCTCCGGGGCGCACACGACGATCTGGCCGGGCTTGTCGTCTGCAACGATTCGACAGCTCATCTGCGGGTCTTCTACGTGCTGCGGATCCTCGCCGAGCGCGGGCGGGTGCGCTACCCGGTGCATCTGCTGGACGCCCCTCGCGGCGGCGGCGCGCCGCGCGACCGTTTCGTCGCGCGCCAGTACCAGCGCCTGGCCGCGTTCTGCACCTCGCTCACCGGAGCCGCCCCCGACGCCGCCGGCCTTCGCGATGCGGCCGAGAGGGAACTCCGCCTGGGCGAGGCACTGCAGCGCCTCCGCCGCCGGCGCCGGTCCGGGCGGTGCTCCGGCCCGACGGCGCTGGCCGCGTATCGGGCGGCCGCGACGCTTCCTCCCGGTGAAGCGGTGGCGATCGTGGACGCGGCCGACCATCCCGCGCGGGGAAGACCCGTGTTCGTCACCGGCAGTGCGCATCCGGATGAGACGGCGTACGAGGCGATCGAGACGGTGGGGCTCACCGTGGTCGGCGAGGACCACGACACCGGCGACAGCGCATGGATCGGCGATGCCGTGGCGGCCGACGATCTCGAGGCGGCGACCCGGCTGCTGGCAGGCCGGCACGCCGGCCGCGCGCCGCTCGCCGCGCGCTCCCTCACGGCGGAGCGGATCGCGCACCTCGAGCGCGGTCTGGACGCGTCCGGCGCGACCGGCGTGATCGCGCTGGTGCGCGAGCTCGACGACGCTCCCGCATGGGATGCCGCGGCGCAGAGGCGGCTCGTCGAGGGGCGGGGGATGCCCTTCCAGGCGCGCGTCAGGGTGAGGCCCGGTGATATCGCCGGCGCAGCCCACGAGACGGCGACCGCGCTCGCGCAGGCGCTGGGGCGGGGAGAGCACGCATGA
- a CDS encoding ABC transporter substrate-binding protein: MTRTRLFSAVALTAVGILSLAACSSGSPSGPAETETAPAEGGGGGELTPITVGLLAIAPAAAVQYGIDEGIFEEHGLDVTVQMAQGGAAMLPAVSTGQYHFGVGNPLSVLTAASQGVDVRIASGYSFSLDEGEDINAVVARAGEGIESWADLEGKKVSVNAVKTQGDLTIGEAVERDGGDPAAVEYIEVAFPDALAQLDGGNVDAVWIPEPFLSMAVADPDKYTVVGHPNQEAIPGLPTMVTFTSGAVAEDTELVEAWRGAVADTLAAATDDREGFGQTIAEFTGMPEAAAANLRLERLDAELDPQLISDLSDLAQKFAFLESAPDLDTVILD, translated from the coding sequence ATGACCCGTACCCGCCTGTTCTCCGCCGTCGCGCTCACCGCGGTCGGCATCCTGTCTCTCGCCGCGTGCAGCTCCGGCTCCCCGAGCGGCCCCGCCGAGACCGAGACCGCCCCGGCCGAAGGCGGCGGCGGCGGTGAGCTCACGCCCATCACGGTCGGTCTGCTCGCGATCGCGCCCGCGGCCGCGGTGCAGTACGGCATCGACGAGGGGATCTTCGAGGAGCACGGCCTCGACGTCACGGTCCAGATGGCCCAGGGCGGCGCCGCGATGCTCCCCGCGGTCTCGACCGGTCAGTACCACTTCGGTGTCGGCAACCCGCTGTCGGTGCTCACCGCCGCCAGCCAGGGCGTGGACGTCCGCATCGCATCGGGCTACTCGTTCTCCCTCGACGAGGGCGAGGACATCAACGCGGTCGTCGCCCGCGCCGGCGAGGGCATCGAGTCGTGGGCCGACCTCGAGGGCAAGAAGGTGTCCGTCAACGCCGTCAAGACGCAGGGCGACCTGACGATCGGCGAGGCCGTCGAGCGGGACGGCGGCGACCCGGCCGCGGTCGAGTACATCGAGGTCGCCTTCCCGGATGCGCTCGCCCAGCTCGACGGCGGGAACGTCGACGCGGTCTGGATCCCCGAGCCGTTCCTGTCGATGGCGGTCGCCGACCCCGACAAGTACACGGTCGTGGGCCACCCGAACCAGGAGGCGATCCCCGGTCTGCCCACCATGGTGACCTTCACATCGGGCGCTGTCGCCGAGGACACCGAGCTCGTCGAGGCCTGGCGCGGCGCGGTCGCCGACACGCTCGCCGCGGCCACGGACGACCGCGAGGGCTTCGGTCAGACCATCGCCGAGTTCACGGGCATGCCCGAGGCCGCGGCCGCGAACCTGCGCCTCGAGCGCCTGGACGCCGAGCTCGACCCGCAGCTCATCTCGGACCTCAGCGACCTCGCACAGAAGTTCGCCTTCCTCGAGAGCGCGCCCGACCTCGACACGGTCATCCTCGACTGA
- a CDS encoding 2-hydroxyacyl-CoA dehydratase family protein: protein MSERLAAAVAATRYQKDWFARMAARARAGEQIAIVNADVPHEILRALEIPYVVTQWWSSIIAAKQVGPAAMERVAARGLPDFSLQYDAMPLGEQELPEHMRPWGGLPAPAFAIAERSGDVTQKIFEQWGERPGTETFLLSRTAADPVPPRWWELVSHEWETAFGSDRLDLLQDEIEELTSWLEDRTGRRLDRGRLAEIMRLGNEHAEWNRRTRDLVAAARPTPVSVNDTMPAVMVPQWHRGTQWAVDAARALHDEVAERVARGHAVCPAERRRLMWIGRGLWSDLAMYQRFQEEFGAVFVWSMYLAIAADGYRRYGEDPVRTLAARFVGITDQLYVPPWSSDWYLAEALSHDVDGVVHLVADDTPGGVFITEALEAAGIPVLEIRANNADARSTGAARIPERIADFLRTRVPARS from the coding sequence ATGAGCGAGCGGCTGGCGGCGGCCGTCGCCGCGACGCGGTACCAGAAGGACTGGTTCGCGCGGATGGCGGCCCGCGCCCGGGCCGGCGAGCAGATCGCGATCGTCAACGCGGATGTGCCCCACGAGATCCTGCGCGCGCTCGAGATCCCCTACGTGGTGACGCAGTGGTGGTCTTCCATCATCGCCGCCAAGCAGGTGGGACCGGCCGCGATGGAGCGGGTCGCGGCGCGGGGGCTGCCCGACTTCAGCCTGCAGTACGACGCGATGCCGCTCGGGGAGCAGGAGCTTCCCGAGCACATGCGGCCGTGGGGCGGGTTGCCGGCACCCGCCTTCGCGATCGCCGAACGCAGTGGCGACGTCACGCAGAAGATCTTCGAGCAGTGGGGCGAGCGCCCCGGCACGGAGACCTTCCTGCTGTCGCGGACCGCCGCCGACCCCGTCCCTCCGCGGTGGTGGGAGCTCGTCTCGCACGAGTGGGAGACGGCGTTCGGCTCCGATCGGCTCGATCTGCTCCAGGACGAGATCGAGGAGCTGACCTCGTGGCTCGAAGACCGGACAGGGCGACGGCTCGATCGGGGACGACTCGCGGAGATCATGCGCCTCGGCAACGAGCATGCGGAGTGGAACCGCCGCACGCGCGACCTCGTGGCAGCAGCCCGGCCGACGCCGGTCAGCGTGAACGACACGATGCCCGCGGTCATGGTGCCGCAGTGGCATCGCGGTACGCAGTGGGCTGTGGATGCGGCGCGCGCGCTCCACGACGAGGTGGCCGAGCGCGTGGCCCGCGGCCACGCCGTGTGCCCGGCGGAACGACGGCGCCTGATGTGGATCGGACGCGGCCTGTGGTCGGATCTGGCGATGTACCAGCGTTTCCAGGAGGAGTTCGGCGCCGTCTTCGTCTGGTCGATGTACCTCGCGATCGCCGCCGACGGGTACCGCCGATACGGGGAGGATCCCGTCCGAACGCTCGCCGCTCGTTTCGTGGGGATCACCGACCAGCTCTACGTGCCGCCGTGGTCATCCGACTGGTACCTCGCGGAGGCGCTCAGCCACGACGTCGACGGCGTCGTTCACCTCGTCGCGGATGACACCCCCGGGGGCGTGTTCATCACCGAGGCCCTCGAGGCCGCGGGAATCCCGGTGCTGGAGATCCGCGCGAACAACGCCGACGCGCGATCCACCGGGGCCGCGCGCATCCCCGAGCGCATCGCCGACTTCCTCCGCACCCGCGTGCCCGCCCGCAGCTGA
- a CDS encoding amino acid ABC transporter ATP-binding protein: protein MTGETSGLIVTPEVVDEVPVLEVANIVKRFGDTTALDGASLKVYEGEVVAILGPSGSGKSTLVRCVDQLEAIDGGAMFLDGELLGYERIRGHLRPLTDAGRRRQRRRMSMVFQQFNLFPHWTVLRNITEAPMTVHGIPEREARARAMELLERVGLSDKANAYPRHLSGGQQQRVAIARGVAVDPRILLFDEPTSALDPELVDEVLQTMKQLASTGRTMVVVTHELEFARNVADRCVFMADGKVIEDRPADEFFRDPRSARLRAFLARSGRSPVEVEG, encoded by the coding sequence ATGACCGGCGAGACGTCCGGACTGATCGTCACCCCCGAGGTGGTCGACGAGGTGCCCGTGCTGGAGGTCGCGAACATCGTGAAGCGATTCGGCGACACGACGGCCCTCGACGGCGCGAGCCTGAAGGTGTACGAGGGCGAGGTCGTCGCCATCCTGGGCCCCTCCGGATCCGGCAAGTCCACCCTGGTGCGCTGCGTCGACCAGCTCGAGGCGATCGACGGCGGCGCCATGTTCCTCGACGGCGAGCTGCTCGGCTACGAGCGGATCCGGGGACACCTGCGTCCCCTGACGGACGCCGGACGCAGGCGCCAGCGTCGACGCATGAGCATGGTCTTCCAGCAGTTCAACCTCTTCCCGCACTGGACCGTGCTGCGCAACATCACCGAGGCGCCCATGACGGTGCACGGCATCCCGGAGCGCGAGGCGCGCGCCCGGGCGATGGAGCTGCTGGAGCGCGTGGGACTGTCGGACAAGGCGAACGCCTATCCGCGGCATCTCTCGGGCGGCCAGCAGCAGCGCGTCGCGATCGCGCGCGGCGTCGCCGTCGATCCGCGCATCCTGCTGTTCGACGAGCCGACGAGCGCCCTGGATCCCGAGCTGGTGGATGAGGTGCTGCAGACCATGAAGCAGCTCGCGTCGACGGGCCGGACCATGGTGGTGGTGACGCACGAGCTGGAGTTCGCGCGCAACGTCGCCGACCGGTGCGTCTTCATGGCCGACGGCAAGGTCATCGAGGATCGGCCCGCCGACGAGTTCTTCCGTGACCCGCGGTCCGCGCGGCTGCGTGCCTTCCTCGCCCGGTCGGGACGGTCGCCGGTCGAGGTCGAGGGATGA
- a CDS encoding transporter substrate-binding domain-containing protein, with the protein MKLSNLALAASAALSVLLLASCSSGTTAPEQAGGGDADTQAPAYELLPQEIKDKGVITVAGDTHPPYRTIEEGGKITGIDPDIQAALSEQLGVPFEISTSSGLDAMLSGMLSGRYDAFNGPVRTSEEREADFDAVVWMTTRTSYVYLAERADELSDPESLCGARVAGVTGSVTESQLERYAEWCSQEGLEAPEFVGLEDTNSTYLAVNSDRADYAGTTQTAAKDLQVAEPDTYEYIVQSDEQGAGIDQLAMFMPKDNELAPAMLAAFQGIFDNGEYERIMTQWELTDVMVEEPVLNPMTAG; encoded by the coding sequence ATGAAGCTCAGCAATCTCGCGCTGGCGGCGTCCGCCGCCCTGTCCGTGCTGCTCCTCGCGTCGTGCTCGTCGGGCACGACGGCGCCGGAGCAGGCGGGAGGCGGCGACGCCGACACGCAGGCCCCGGCCTATGAACTGCTGCCCCAGGAGATCAAGGACAAAGGCGTCATCACCGTCGCCGGTGACACGCACCCGCCGTACCGCACGATCGAGGAGGGCGGGAAGATCACCGGCATCGACCCCGACATCCAGGCGGCGCTGTCGGAACAGCTCGGCGTTCCGTTCGAGATCAGCACGTCCTCGGGCCTGGACGCCATGCTCTCGGGCATGCTCTCCGGTCGCTACGACGCCTTCAACGGGCCCGTCCGCACGTCCGAGGAGCGCGAGGCGGACTTCGACGCGGTCGTCTGGATGACGACGCGGACGTCATACGTCTATCTGGCGGAGCGCGCGGACGAACTCAGCGACCCCGAGTCGCTGTGCGGGGCGCGTGTCGCCGGCGTGACGGGATCGGTGACCGAGAGCCAGCTCGAACGCTACGCGGAGTGGTGCTCCCAGGAGGGACTCGAGGCGCCGGAGTTCGTCGGGCTCGAGGACACGAACTCCACGTATCTCGCGGTGAACTCCGACCGGGCGGACTACGCCGGCACCACGCAGACCGCGGCCAAGGATCTGCAGGTCGCCGAACCGGACACGTACGAGTACATCGTGCAGTCGGACGAGCAGGGGGCGGGCATCGACCAGCTGGCGATGTTCATGCCGAAGGACAACGAGCTCGCCCCGGCGATGCTCGCGGCGTTCCAGGGCATCTTCGACAACGGCGAGTACGAGCGGATCATGACGCAGTGGGAGCTCACCGACGTCATGGTCGAAGAGCCCGTCCTGAACCCGATGACCGCGGGATGA
- a CDS encoding CaiB/BaiF CoA transferase family protein, whose product MTTAPLAGKTVIDLTTALAGPYATLLLAGLGARVIKVENPSRGGDSSRNNSPYVTADGLSLRRTSPEDMSVSMMLRGRGKESITLNLKHPESREVLFDLIREADIVVENYSAGVTRRLGIDYASVRGLNQKLVYTSISGFGATGDHGDRKAMDTIIQALSGVMTTAGEPGDPPVRFGLPVGDLVAPLFAVIGTLAATLHAERTGEGQHVDVSMLGALTSLVACEPFDALESVGFPLRTGAYVPRLAPFGTFRAVDGWFAICAPTDQFAAGVLRAIGREDLLASSDFGTRDARVANADRLHALIAGWAAERALSEVLGELDRHGAPAAPVRSTAEAVRDPQVTARAEVVPLVHPTFGRFDGLYGAGLPVVFSASEVDLSRPAPNLGEHTETVLRAAGYDDRRIAQLRRDGVL is encoded by the coding sequence ATGACAACCGCACCGCTCGCGGGCAAGACCGTGATCGACCTGACCACCGCGCTGGCGGGGCCGTACGCGACGCTGCTGCTGGCGGGCCTCGGCGCGCGCGTCATCAAGGTGGAGAACCCCTCGCGCGGAGGGGATTCCTCCCGGAACAACTCGCCGTACGTCACCGCGGACGGTCTGAGTCTGCGCCGCACCTCGCCCGAGGACATGTCCGTGTCGATGATGCTGCGCGGCCGCGGCAAGGAGTCGATCACGCTCAACCTCAAGCACCCCGAGAGCCGTGAGGTCCTGTTCGACCTCATACGCGAGGCGGACATCGTGGTGGAGAACTACAGTGCGGGAGTGACCCGCCGTCTGGGAATCGACTACGCGTCCGTGCGCGGGCTGAACCAGAAGCTCGTCTACACCTCGATCAGCGGATTCGGCGCCACCGGCGACCACGGCGACCGCAAGGCGATGGACACGATCATCCAGGCGCTCAGCGGGGTCATGACCACCGCGGGCGAGCCGGGTGATCCGCCCGTGCGCTTCGGCCTTCCGGTCGGCGATCTCGTCGCTCCGCTGTTCGCCGTGATCGGGACACTCGCCGCGACCCTGCACGCCGAGCGGACCGGCGAGGGACAGCACGTGGACGTGTCGATGCTCGGCGCCTTGACGTCTCTCGTCGCGTGCGAGCCGTTCGACGCGCTCGAGTCCGTCGGCTTCCCGCTGCGGACCGGCGCATACGTGCCGCGCCTGGCGCCCTTCGGCACGTTCCGCGCCGTCGACGGATGGTTCGCCATCTGCGCGCCGACCGATCAGTTCGCGGCCGGCGTGCTGCGCGCGATCGGGCGCGAGGATCTGCTCGCGTCCTCCGACTTCGGCACCCGCGATGCCCGTGTGGCGAACGCCGACAGGCTCCACGCGCTGATCGCCGGGTGGGCGGCGGAGCGGGCGCTGAGCGAGGTGCTCGGCGAACTCGACAGGCACGGGGCACCCGCCGCTCCCGTGCGTTCGACCGCCGAGGCCGTGCGCGATCCGCAGGTGACCGCGCGTGCGGAGGTGGTTCCGCTCGTCCACCCCACGTTCGGGCGCTTCGACGGGCTGTACGGCGCCGGCCTGCCGGTGGTCTTCTCCGCGAGCGAGGTCGACCTCTCGCGCCCCGCGCCCAACCTGGGCGAGCACACCGAGACGGTGCTGCGCGCCGCGGGGTATGACGATCGGCGGATCGCGCAGCTGCGCAGGGATGGCGTGCTGTGA
- a CDS encoding HtaA domain-containing protein, translating to MRDDDVRDPGSPDAGVVAGLYWGVRDSFVRYVLMNPDGGVYGDDGVETDGDATFRFPLRRASHSGGRWRIEFGGELSFVAHAGLLAVRISRPVVEIGRDQGALSVSFGEERAIIARLAPAEAALIDGGWVVFPPLPAELTAAGVGLFGDVYSAGEPLDPLRIALPADVPGAIGAARAAGGAA from the coding sequence ATGCGCGACGACGATGTCCGAGATCCGGGGAGCCCCGACGCCGGCGTCGTCGCAGGGCTGTACTGGGGCGTCCGCGACAGCTTCGTCCGCTACGTCCTGATGAACCCGGACGGCGGGGTCTACGGCGATGACGGCGTCGAGACGGACGGGGACGCGACGTTCCGGTTCCCCCTGAGGCGCGCCTCGCATTCCGGTGGGCGGTGGCGGATCGAGTTCGGCGGCGAGCTGAGCTTCGTCGCGCACGCCGGGCTGCTTGCCGTGCGCATCTCGCGGCCTGTGGTGGAGATCGGACGCGACCAGGGCGCGCTGTCGGTCTCCTTCGGCGAAGAGCGCGCGATCATCGCGCGCCTGGCCCCCGCCGAGGCTGCGCTCATCGACGGTGGCTGGGTGGTCTTCCCGCCGCTTCCCGCCGAGCTCACGGCGGCGGGTGTCGGGCTCTTCGGGGACGTCTATTCTGCAGGGGAACCGCTCGACCCGCTGCGCATCGCCCTGCCGGCCGACGTGCCCGGGGCGATCGGCGCGGCGCGCGCCGCGGGTGGCGCCGCGTGA